In Miscanthus floridulus cultivar M001 chromosome 8, ASM1932011v1, whole genome shotgun sequence, the sequence CGACTTGGCCGGTGTCGTGAGCGCGCGTCTTGTGAAAAGCAACCGACCATGGAGTCGAAGACCCGCCTCTCTCTCTCAACTCTAGCGGATGCTGGGTGCGTCGGGCGGTGTGCTGTTGGCCCGCTGTTGgccttccgccgccgccgcacccagcCATCCGCTAGAGTTGAGAGAGAGACGGATCTTCGACTCCATGGTCGGCTGCTTTCACGAGACGCGCGCTCGCGACGCTGGCCAAGCCGTGCGTGCCCGTGCCAAGCAGAGCCGCGTGCCTAGCTACGCCCGTCCGCGCCGAGCAGAGCCGCGTGCCTGGCTGCGCGTCCACGTCAGGCTAAACCGCACGCGCCTGCTCGCCGCGCCTGCCCGACGGCCCGACGCTGCCCTTCCGCCGCCGTACCCAGCTGCCCGCTGTCTGCTAGCGTTGAGAGGGACGACCCTGAGAGAGACGACCGAGAGATAAGGGGTAAATTTGTCTTTTCACGGGGCTTTGGTTAATTTTTAATTGTTTTGATCCGAATGTAGATAACTGAGTTAAGAATTGGGGTAAACGGAGCATTCGTTTTGGAAaagtaggggtaaaaacacaaagtagaagaaagtgggggtaaaatcacaattgaggTTTGAAATAGGGGCAAAAACGCAATATTCGGAAGGGCAAACTTGTCATCTTTCAACTTTTTAACACCGTTACCTGCTGTTCACGTAGTAGGGGTAAACTGAACCTTCGTTTTGAAAAaacaggggtaaaaacacaaagtggaagaaaATTGGGTAAAATCATAATTGGGGTTCAAAATAGGGGCAAGAACGCAATAGCCCCTTTTATTTTTGAGTGTTTttaatatttaggaaaaatgtTTTATCAAATTTGTTTTTTCTATAAAACACCAAAAATTCTTTTTTATCGGGTACAACTTGTCGCACACAAAACACACACTCCACACTCacaccacacgcacacacacgcatGCGCGTCCATACACAGGCAAAGAAGTGATTGGGAGACGGCGTCGCCGCCTCCGATGCGCGGAAAACGCGCAGTAGCACCGAACGTGCACGCGTACGTGTACCCTAAAATTTATGAAAAAATTCCAAAAAAGTGCGATCAACAGGGTTTAAACCCTCACACTGGATAGACGTACCACTGGACCACATGTGCAGTCGCAAAACACCTTAAATTCTATCGGAGCTGCTTCATcgtcaaagaaaaaaaaactacagtGAAATAGAACTACCAAACTGATGCATCGTTGTAGGGTGAACAGCGAAAGCGTGACAGATCGGAGTTGCCTGTCCGCATGCATCCCATTCTACGTCTTGGTCTTGAATCGGCATGCATCAGTGCATCAACATCGGTCGGGATACGGAGCATGGTCCCGTTCGGCTTGTTGTATTTTGACCGAAATtggttgaaaaatactgttctagctgaattatTTTAAGAGACGAATACTATTCTAGAAAAATAAGTTGAACAAACCGGTAAAGGTGGAGGTGGGTGCACGTGCATACGTGCAGCGCCCGTGGTCAAAGGTAACGAAGGTGAACGAACGGAGGAACGCTAGCTGGATTCTTTGTAGCCACTCATCGACTCACATAGCCACTCATCGACTCACATAGTACTGTGTAAACGGACGACGGTGGTCAGAGGTCGGTGTAAAAGTCATATGAAAGCGATTGGTGACTGACGAATCTGGTGGCCACCGTGAGCTATGGCACCAAATTAAAACTTACTTTACGTACGTCTGCATGCCAAGCAATCTCATGAAGCCTAAGTGTTCTCTTTTCAGAGGGAGATCATGGAATCTCTTCCTAAAAAAAACAATCACAATCATGGAATCTcatcatcataaaataaaaagcACTAAAACAAGAGGAAAAGATCCGGAGATGGATGGACGAAGGTGCAGGAGCAGGATCATAGCATGGACAAGAAGCTGCCGTCATCCATCATCATGATCTCGTTCAAGCCGTCCCAGATGTCCTGTTCCTTGGGCACCGGCCTTATTATTCCCTGCTGCGTGGTCGGCGCCTGCGCCACGTGCACCGGCGACGCGGCGTTGGACCCGCAGTTCTCGCGGAGGCTCTGATGATCGGGCAATGGACGGTGGTGCGGCTGCACAGCCGCCCCCGCCCACGAAggcgccggcgccgcggcggcAGCGTCCGCCGGGAAGTTGAGCTTGGCGCGGTGGCCCCGGAACTCGACCGCGGCGACGTCGTAGGCGCGCGCGGCGTCCTCGGCGGTGTCGAACGTGCCGAGCCACTTGCGCACGGCGCGGCGCGGGTCGCGGATCTCCGCCGCCCACTTGCCCCACggccgccgccgcacgcccatGTACTGGCTCACCCTCTTCCCCCTCCCTCTCCGCTTGCCCACGCTTCCTCCGCCGTTGCCGCGGCTCGCGGACGCGGAGCACTCTGCGCCGTCGCTGTCGCTGCTCGACCCGGCGACGAGCTCGCAACCGCTGCCGGGGCACCCGTCCACGCCGCACCTGGCGCACGCCGCTGGAGCGGGAGCCGGAGCCTCTACTGCCGCCGCCGCTGACGCCACCGGGGGCAACGCGGCGGTGTCCCCGGACACGACGGAGATGAGCGCGCGGAGGAAGAGGGAGTTCTCCTGCTCGGTGTTGGGGAGCTGGAACCCGCCGCGCTCCAGCCTCGGCGCCATGGCGGGGTGGTGGCTGTGCGACGACGTGGCGTCGGTGTCGCGAGAAAGTGGCGGAAAAAGGTGTCTTGGACTCCGAGGTCGAGGCGATGATGTTTCAGGGTGTTGTGCTGTGGGATTTTTATACCTACGCGCGCGTGCATGCGCACCGGCACGAGCGTCACGCGGAGTCCAAGCGGGTGCCGCCCCGGGTTGTTTTGGCGCACGTTTCTCGTCATCAGTGTGAACGGGTGCAGATAGTTTAAGATATGAATGGATGGATGATCAGAAATAGAAGTGGCCGGCGAAGATACATGATTAGGTTAGGTGGATGCAAGCGGCTTCGATTACAGTGGTATTCTAATCTAGTAATCTGTGGAGGTTCATACGGTATTATTATAGTGCCCGGTTTGGCGTTCTTATCCTATGATTAGTGCATATCATGAGCTCAACGCACGTTAATTTCGTGCTGGACCAATAAATATACTCCTTTTTCCAGAAAGATACCATTGATGTTGCTATAAGAAAATAAAGTGGAGTACTATTGATGTTACTTCAATCCTTGGTTAGCAGTTGCTTGGTGCTAGCAGACCTTAGTACTATAGCGCTAATAACTCAAGAATTAATGGACTAGCGTTCAAACAAGATGAAAATTGCCATAGAGAGAAATTCAGACCAACTGTATTGCTAGCTGTGATATACTCACATGCTGTGTACGAAAACGCAGCGTTTTCTTGTCCAGTCTGTATCTACAGCAAGTTTACCCCCTTGGAGGTTTGGACTTCGGGACTTTGGGGTGGCCCCTGGCGAGCTGGACGCTGTAGGCTGTACGCTGTGTCCTGTGTGGATCGTGGAATGGAACTGGAAGACCCTGACGAGGGACGACCGGTCGTTGAACTGAATAAACAACTCAGAAAGTCAGACTGAGACCTCGCGGTGGCACGGGGACCGCAATTGTTTTTTTAGGCGATTTACTATGTGATAATAGTTATCTAGCTAATAGGTCTCTGATTTTGATGCAGCTAGTGTGATAGGCTCTTTGCTTGTCTTATAATTCAtattttttagcttatttttttagtcggaacagtgtttttctctcacaataaatcagctggaacagtgtttcggcttgttttttcagcgaagcgtttcggcttgttttttcagcgaagcgaacggggttaTAATTGTTATTTATAGCTCAAACTAACAATTATCTAGTCCACTATCTATACATATTTGATCCCAAATAGATAATTATTAGCAGATAGCTACTTTCTATAGGAATCAAACAGGACCTTAGTACTGACTGATCCAGATAATAccaagtttcaaaaaaaaatccagATAATACCGTCCCAAGTGGGTATTTTTTATATTCGCCTTGTGGTCGGCCGGCCCACCTAACCAGTACGCGACGGCCGGGCCGGCGGTGCGTGTGCGTTTCGCGCGCGTCCTCGTCGTCGTGGATGTCGACGAGCGTGAAGTGGTTTTCGGATCGGCGCGGTGGTGTTCTTATCAGCTGAGGTCGTCGGGGTCCTCGCTTAATTGCTTCTGACTCGTCAAGATACCGACTTGCTTGTCATGTCGACCGGGTGATCCAAACCACTAAAAAGAGTCCTGTCCTCATGAACTGAACTGTACAAAGCCATCTCTCAAGAACAACTCGTGCGTGAGGCTACGGCTTCATTCGCTATCGTAGATCACTGTGGGGCGGTGGTTCAAGGAGAGAGAGCGTGACATTCAAGACATCAATGAAGTACTAAATCTACGACATATGAGTTGGTCATCACGTTGGATTTTATTGATTATTAAGTTTGGCGTaattttatttaattaaaattaaaAATTCAAAATGCCATATTAAATCTTAATTTTAGGTGCAATAAATGTGTTAGTCCCACATGGGATTGTAACTAGAGGTCAATTTAAATAGATAACTATTGTGTGTACCTATTTAGAAGTTAAAAGAGGAAAAAGATGTGCCACGCGTGCACGTGGCAAGGCAGGACATGGTGTGTCATAATGGGCGTAGCCCTCCATGCCATGTTATTGTTTCATGGTAGGTTAGTCTGATTCTATAAAAGGGTGTCTCTTGTCTAGCTATCTCGCCCGAGCACACATAGCATCATTATTCTCTGTTTCTTTTATTCAATGACGAGAATATATAATCTTTTCGATCTGACACTTTTTGCCATCTTAATGGAATAATTACGTAACATCCTCAGTGTTACACTCTAAATAAACCACTAAACTATGTCATGAACATCATGTTTAGATGATAAAGcaagtgataaagtgtgtagatcaattttttgaacctaaaatgactaataaaaatgttaaatgaaagttgattcaatatctcatgtatatcaagtagggttggaaaccaatttttattgaacaaaaatattatagaacatgtatgtgaccctaaataaagtttgaagtataaactttgtagaggacaatgcaactcttgtctaagaaaaataatattgctagctagtatttctaatagcttagaaatataacttgaaatcaaattcagcccAAGACAGCAAATTCTTAAATCTGAAAACAGTGTGACAATAcaatgttggtgaattaatttaggaaaatctagctaaaggtcaatgctgtgtttttgctccttatggcAATCTGATTTACCCTCTTTAGCATGGTCGAGGTAGTTTAGCTTCAAGTATGTTAGGTTAATTTTTAGacgcgctttaaaattcgtgcatgtCATATGCTTGGCCCGTGCGCATGGTCACCTCGCCCAGCCGCTCGGCGTCGCGCGGCTGGCCGCGTCCCGCGCGCCGCGGTGCTGAGCCCGATCGGCCTGTCTGGCCGTGGCCGGCTCCAGCAGGCCATTGTCATCGCCCTGCAGCTGCTGGCCGTCACGCTGCTGCCCCACCACGCTGCTGCGCTGCTGCCACCGCTGTCGCCCTTCCCACCTCGCACTGTGGTGTTGCCGCTATCCTCCTCGCCTGCACGCGCTTGGGCTTGTCCCGgctgccaccgccgtcgcctcACCATCGCGTCCGCGCTGCTGTCTGGCCTTGTCCATTGGCATTGCCATGGTCGTGTGCACGCACATGGAACATTCGCTGCCTGGCCCATGGCCGTGCTCGCAGCCGCGGTGTTCCCACATGCGCCCAAGCTGCCGTGACAGCCGTACCCCCAGCAGCTATCGTCTTTAACTACGTCACGCCGAGCGTAGGCTGACCTCCCTTCCCTCCTTGTCGTTTTTACCCGACGCGACACCATTCATTAAATCCATCAGGGAAAGGTCACCATTGCCCAATTCATCGCGCCCTAGTTCCGCCATTAACCCCCTTAACCACCCGACCCCACCCAGCCTTGAAGCGAGCacgaccaagctccaatttggagtttttccccgccaccgtgccgataaggccgagCTCGGCCATTGTTGTGGGCAGTCCTCCATCTGTCCACCTCGACCCAATCCAAGTGCACCGCTAGCTTTGCTTCCACCTCTACGCCGCTCTACGCTCCTTAGCTATACCTCTACCACTTCCCTAACATTGCTGACGCGGTCGTGTCCGCCGTGGTGCACCGCCGTGTCGCTCGGTCGCACACGGTGAGCCCCTGTTGCTCGCACGCTAGCTAGTTAGCCGGTAGCTGTCCTAGCTCACCGAAACACCACCGTCGTCACCGCGGTTTGTCCG encodes:
- the LOC136474954 gene encoding ethylene-responsive transcription factor ERF109-like; translation: MAPRLERGGFQLPNTEQENSLFLRALISVVSGDTAALPPVASAAAAVEAPAPAPAACARCGVDGCPGSGCELVAGSSSDSDGAECSASASRGNGGGSVGKRRGRGKRVSQYMGVRRRPWGKWAAEIRDPRRAVRKWLGTFDTAEDAARAYDVAAVEFRGHRAKLNFPADAAAAAPAPSWAGAAVQPHHRPLPDHQSLRENCGSNAASPVHVAQAPTTQQGIIRPVPKEQDIWDGLNEIMMMDDGSFLSML